AATTTCTATGAGAAAAATGCCCTAATGAGGAACATTTAATCAACTGGCAGTCAAGTTTATGGCACAAACCTAAGTGTTGTAAAAAGCCTTTCCACTAATACAAGTGCTTCTTTGATCAGTGAACAGCTGCCAATTatgtttactttgaaaataaacttaCTAGGTAGGTCTCCCCATGTAAATTCCTGGTGTTGGAGTATGTGGTCTTTTTGTTATAGAGAAATCAACTCTGATCCTACGCCCATCAAGCTCCATTCCATTGGCACGTTCTTTAgccttaaaaagacaaataaatggtcATATACATCCTGAACAAAACTACTAATTATTCCGTGGCTATGAGTAAGATCCCACTGAATATTTCAGTTGGGTGCTTTATCTTAATGTTAGCCAGAACGTAGGGTCTACAACTTACAAATGTGTTGTTCCTACACTAAATATTTGTATAAGCTACTAAAAAAAACTTGAATTATTGTACCTAACTGCAATCCTGACGGTGTTTCCAGCTCCAAAGCAGTACACAGTTAGCAAGTTACAGCCTGTAGGTCAAATCTGGCCAGCTGGCTGTCTCTATATAACCCATAAGCTAAGAGTTTAAATAACTAGGGGGAAAAAACAGTATTTAACAAGTAgtgaaaaaaacacatgaaatccAAGTTCCAACgcccacaaataattttttattggaatAGGGCCCCATTCATCCATCTGGCTGCTTTTGGGTTAAAACAGCAGAGTTAAATAGTTGGGCCTGAGATTCTATGACTCAAACCTGAACATACTTATTATTTAATCCTTAGAGTTTTCTTAACCCTTCTCTGGAAGCCAAAAGCTAAGGCTGAAGCAAAGCCTTGTACATAGTTAGGTACTTATAGTTCCTTTTCCcagaatatttattaagtgttaacagcatacatttaaagaaacattcttgccgggcgcggtggatcatgaggtcaagagatcgagaccatcctggtcaacatggtgaaaccccgtctctactaaaaatacaaagattagctgggcatggtggcgcacgcctgtcgtcccagctactagggaggctgaggcaggagaattgcttgaacccgggaggcggaggttgcggtgagccgagatcgcgccattgcactccagcctgggtaacaagagcgaaaccccgtctcaaaaaaaaaaagaaacattctttAACCTAAATAGAATTTAAACTTCAAATTCCAAAAATCTTCTAGTTCAGATGTTCAAGCTAGTGTTTATGCCCCACGCAGTTTTTGGCactagaaataaagataaaaattacgcTATTTTCTGAAAGCTGTGATCCTATTGCAAAATTTAATTAGGAAATGAGCGAACTTAAGTGAATCCTACTTATACCTTTGGCATCTCAGTTTTTCCTACAATGAAGCTGTGTATCTTAAGTCTCTCTGAATCTCACAATTCCACAGTCACTAATTATAACTAGTTGCATTCAGCTTTTATTGCTCCAGTAGTTACCCCTTTAGAAAGTTACCCTTTTTGAAAATTCTAATTTCTGTAAAGGCCTACCTACATTAAGTGATTTTACCTGGAGCTCAATTCCTAATCTCAACATTGACTATTTAGAGGGCTTGTCAGTTTTTCCTCTTCTACTCAAAGGGTACTTGAGCTACCATCCTTTAAATGTGGCCTATACTCACAGATCTTTACTTTTTTTACATTCTGCCTCAAGACCAATCAAAATCCAAACACATCATCATTCACTTAGCAAAAAAGGAgtaacattttccttctgcattttaactttattttggctatttttgaCTCTAGAATGTAAACTCATCGTAAACATTAACTAGATATCCTAGCAGAACTGGGGTATAGCTGACCCCGATAGTTGGAAACTAATGAAGCAGGTAGTAGGACCAACTTCACTAAGTCATACAAACTTTTCTGTTATCCTGCATGTATCTGAGTCTCCACAAGGGTTGGAGAAAAAGTTCAAAGTATTACTGACTTCTTATCCCAGCAACTGGTCACTTGTATTTGGTGTTAATAGAACTGGTGATTTACAAAGAACAGGTTGACTTTTACTTACTTCCTTGGCATCatctacattttcaaaatatacaaaggcaAATCCTCTTGAACGCCTAGACTGCTGGTCATATACAATAGACACATCGGCAATGGGACCATATTTAGAGAACACTTCTCTTAGATCTCTTTCTGTGGTATACAAGCTCAACCCAAATACTCCAAGACAACAGTTAGGATCAGGATTTgcctagaaattaaaaaaaaaaaaaaaaaaaaaaaaaaaaggtgaattttgAACTTTGAAAACTTGTCATGaaatcaaagtttttaaaaaagggaactGTATACTAGCCAAAATGTCACTGACAAGAAAAGTACATAATTAGACCGAACACCACTTAGAAATTATAGCAAGTACTGCAGACATTTTTGGGAATGGGTAGGAAAgaatgcaaaagaaacaatttcaacCTTTGAATTAAGTAAGTTTGGGAAACAAGTACTCATGCTGGTGAAAAGCAACCTGGTATCTTTCCTTCTATGAATGTATTCTAAGaaaaattcatacattcattaTGACACACAAGGATAACTGGAACCACAATGTCTATAagctagaaaaaattttaatgttgacACACCTTCCATTCAACAGAATGCTCTCAATTGCCAGAAAGATAAgcatatatagttttatttttttagaagcaTAACACACATACATTGTGTTCAGTATGTACATAAATGAAGCCTGAGGGCATGTGTACCAGACCATTTTACAGGTTATAAACAGCTTGCAATCACTGTAAGAAACaagagttggccaggtgcagtggctcatgcttgtaatcccagcactttgggaggccaaggctggtggattgcttgaagttCAGAAGAGCATGAGGCTcaaacaggtggatcacaaggtcaagagatggagaccatcctggccaacatggtgaaaccccatctctaccaaaaatagctgggtgtggtggcagatacctgtaatcccagctatttgggaggctaaggcaggagaatcgcttgaacccgggaggcggaggttgcagtgagctgagattgtgtcactgcactccagcctgggcaacagagtgagaccaagtCTCAAAACAAGTTCTCGTTTCTTTCTAGAGACATAAAAATGTTAAGTCCCCTATACCCTTCCCCTAAATCACTTGGATTATACAATGAAATCACAATAAATACCATCTCATTTGAAACCtttcatgaaatataaaaaatgccTTAACACCCAAAAGAAACTAGCTTCAAATTAAATGGGAAAGTTAGGAGAGCATCTAACTGGATTTATGCAACACAGAAAACGAGTAACGTTAAGCATAgaactgtattttgaaataatgtgcTAATACTATAGTACAGTATAGTAATGCACaatgacaagttttttttttttggatggactAAGGCAGGCATCCCTAAACTatagcccgcgggccgcatgtggccccctgaggccatttatcaggccccccgccgcacttcaggaagcggcacctctttcattggtggtcagtgagaggagcacagtatgtggcagccctccaacggtctgagggacagtgaactggccccctgtgtaaaaagtttggggacgactGGACTAAGGAGTTACACCATTGTATCAGTATTATGCTTAAATGACAGGTAGCCCAAATGCAGACCCCCCATCATGAAAGATTaacttaaaataacttaaaagatgCTCTCAAAACACTAAAAAGCCTCTTTAAGATTTCACTTACACACTCACTGCTAAAACCGTACTGTCAAAATCAGCTCTAACTTTGAGAAAAAGTAGATTTAGGCAGTCCACTGCTTCAAAACCAGTTTTTCATCTTACCCGATTCCCAACATGACGCCTGCGAGTAGACATGGGAGAATGACTGTGGCTGTGCCGTCTGCGATAATCTCGACTGTAAGACCTGCTACGCGATCGTCTATGGGAGCGGGAGCGAGACCGTGACCGAGTATAATGCCTTCGGGAACTTCTTCTGGACCTAGACCTGCAAGACAAAGACTTCAAGGTTACAACTCACAACAGATACTGTCTTCTTTAAGTTTATTACTCTGTTCTAAAGTTAAACTCCCAAAGTGGGAACAATCCAAGAATATGCTAACATGGTTACCAATTAAGTAGGATCAATacttttttctctcattatttatAGTCATTTCAACTTTGCTAGGAAGCGTTCTAAAAACCACAAGCTCTTCTTCAGTATTTCTTCCAATTAAAGATTAATATTAAAGTCTACATATTTATCTTTTGCGAATCAAAGCATACAGCATTTTACTAGCTTGGCTGGTGCCCATCTCTCCCCCTCAGAAGACCATTCTCTAACTTTTTGTCTCTCCTTATGCCCACCATCAATTTAATACAGTAATAAACCACAAGTATTCCCTagcagttaaaaacaaaatcaagttgCTCTTGACTAACTAGAGTGACTCTAAGTTGTCATCTAAACCAGGACACATTTGAGAAAAGGGGTGCTGTTAATTATGCCTGACAAGAGGCATAAACTGGTATCGTCCCAGGCAAACCAGGATGTATATATAGCCTACCACTgaccaacattaaaaaaaaaaaaaaaaaagcacaccatATACTTATTTATCAAGAATTGCAATTACCGAAAGCCAATATTCTACAGTGTATTTGCCATGCTAATAAGCAGTTTACTTACATTCAgtaaatcctcacaacaaccctgaaGAACTGGTACTGTAAtaattatttgccttttataAAGAAGCTAAAGCTGAAAAGTTATGTAATCTGCCCAAACCAGCAAAAATAGAGAACCCTGACTCCAAAAGCCCAGGCTCTTAACCACTTTTAGTCTTGTCTCCCAGAACTTAAGTTCACTTCTAGTACCAATATTTAAATAAGCCAACAAATAATCTAACCCTCTCTACCTTCCTGGTTTACAAAGCACGCACCACTTTCAAAGCTAAGAGTAATGAGAAAATCTCAAGACAGTCTTTCTTACCTAGATTCagatctggacctggactttgaTCTGGAACGCCTGGAATCTTCCTTGGAGCGAGACCTTGCAGGGGTATGCCTTGCAGATTTCCCCGATCCGTGAGCACTTCCACTTCTGGAAGCAGAACGGGATTCCTACACGTAGATGTTAAAAGTTTAATTTGTACACTTTCTGGgcaactttaaaaacaaataagctgCTGTGAGATAAATGGTGAGGGACAGCAATCCCCTTCCAAGATAAGAAAATATAGGTAAGGGCAGGAACTGAGTATACCTGGTGTTAATAGTTTCATTGCTCCAAATAACGTAAGTCAATTAACTTGTCCTTTCTTCCACCTTTTTGGAGCAGGGATAACTATTATTTGACTCCACTTCCTTCAGAAAGGGGTGCCAAAGCCAAGCAGTTAAAGGGAACTGCCCAAGGACTGTGTTTTCAGAATGTTACTCCGTAAAGACTAGGGTGAGACGGAACCTTATTAACTATGACACCTATACTTTATACCTATTTCAATCAAGTTgcaatcaataaaacaaaaccctaTACAATGTATAGAATTTACTTAAAAATGCTTGACTTTAACCTTGACCTTTCAAGTTGTATTTATAATTCAGTGATAAAAGAGATAAAGACAATGATCTCCATTTCAAGTTCTAGAGAAAGGGAGAAACCTAGTAGAAAGCAAAGGCTTAACCCTGTAAAACCCTATTACATCTAAATATGGTGGGATGCCCCCTAAAGAAACTGAAAGCAACCAGATGGAGCTACATACAACAGAACAGTTAACTACACAAAAGTAACAGTAGAGAGGGTGTCAGAGGGATCCGCCACAGATTCTTCAACTAAATAACCATGAGCCAGGGCAAACTTACGGAAAACCAGAAATTAACCTAACTTTCCTAGTTActtaaatacacattaaaatcaGGGCAGCTAAATCAGGAGGTCCTAATCTAGGGCCAAGGAAGCAAGAGCATAGAACTACATACAAAAGCCAAAATTCAGGTAAATATTGTATACTCATAGCTTTCCCAATCGAAACTCGGATTGGCTGGTAGGTTGGGGAAGGGGGGAATTGATAATGAAAAATGGCAAAGGAATGGCTAACCAGGATAACCAGTTCATCAACGAGCTAAAGACATATAGTCAGTTTATCAACAAAAGGGTATACTAAGTAATGAAACCAAAGAAAAGTTCTGCCAAGGTACCACAACATTAGATGAGGAAAGGGACAGAACCTACTCCTAGTCAGTCTGATAGCTAGGTAAAATTATCAAGACAACCTTTAAGTTATCCAACTTAGACAAAATAAAGTCATGTGGGCCTTTCTACTTGAGAGAGCAGAAATGACAAGACTCAAAAGGAAGTATTATTACAATAAATCACTATAGGGCATGAATCAAAGCTGAAGCAGATAAAATTTAATCACAAGAGATTTCCTTGTTTGGTACATTTTCAGAGTATTTTGGACATTCTTGAAAGGACAGAAGATAGAGGGTTATTTTAAATTACAGCTCAAAATACTTTGTAAGATAGTTCCGTGGTTTACAGCATAATGGAGAAAATTTGGATGATCCTTTGGTTCTCAGGGTAGGTCTCTAAGGTCCCAGAGACTCCAGAAACTTTCAAATGACTTCAAAGCCATTATAAAACATGGTGGAGTGACATGAAACTTGACACAGCCTTTCCCCTCTAACTCCCTCCATGAGTGACTACcaagagattaaaagaaaaagatagtaCACCCTTCTTTATTACTGAGGACATCTGCCTTTAATATCAAGAAATAGTTAAAGGATGTAGTGATGCTCTGGGGACAATCCCTTGGGGTTCCCTATCAAATATTTGGAACAGGCACTTCCCTTCTCTCCATGGAAAAAGGAGGAAGTCTCGAAAATGAGTGTAGTTTCTGCTATTTTTACCACAGGCAAAAACTAATACAGGTAAGAGCACAGAAAAGAGGAACTCAAAAGTTGCTAAATGCCTTTTTGATTCCAACACTAGAAAGATTACCTCAATGGAAATGAAACAATCTTCTCAAGAAGTGAAAGCAGAATATGGGTGCTTCACAGTAATGGTTAACAGAAACCAgtcagcccaggaatctgagtATAAAGGAAGAATGGGTCAAGTCAAGACCCTCTTCAAGCCCTGGctttattttaacagaaaaaccTTTATTCTAAGCTAAGCTGTTTCACCAGCCTCTTCACTGAGGGAAGAGATAGTACTCCTGGCCTAGAAAATAAGACTTCATGACGTTTTCTCACTAATTTCTGGCAGATCCCAGATCAAAGATATAATACTTCTGAAATCAAAGGAGTTTtcactcagcctccaaaactaacGACTACTCAGCAGATACATTTTGTATGCAATCATTTCTTAGGCCAGGAATAAGGGTAATACCAGAATGCAAAGGCTTTGTTTTCTATACTGACACTTGTTTGGGCTAACACTTATATGTTTCCATCTTCTTTCTTATCAGGAATATTTTCTTGACAAAGTTAAGCCTTCTGAAGTTCTTTTGGCCATTTAACTGGATGGGAAGTATACATTCAAGTGAATAAAGATTGTCTACAAGAAACAAGACCTAAAATCAGCACCCAAAACAAAAGCACAATGTTAACTTTGAACCTTAatgcacagactggcaaatttgtAAAACCAGCTGGGAAAGCCTCTAAATGTAAGGATGCTTCCCATTCCACTCTTACGGTTGACATAGTGAACACATTAAAACTACAGTGACAGAACTGGATACCACTGCTTCATAGGGACCATGAACCTAAAACAGCATGAATCAAATAAAGCCAAAATTTCTCtgggggaaaataaaatactcaggGAGTCAATCAAGCTCTTCAGACTGGATCTCAGCTATATCCTAATATACAACCTGCAGGGAACACATCaagtaaaaatacaacatactTAGCCTTCCAACAAAATAATCTACATCTCCCTATTCTGAAAACAgtaatttgaaagaaagaataaccaTCCAATCCCTATTATTTCAAAAACTAGATGTAATTTATTAGATTTAAAACAGTGGCTCACAAACACAGATGTGCACTAAACCTCTACAGCATTTTCAAATACAGAATGCTCAACTGGAGTCTACTTTCAGGCGGTCTGGACTTGGGTACTTGCGTCTCTCAAAAACTGTGTGTTTACAATAACCAGGTTAAGTCTGACTTACTTGACTCAGTCAACTTCAGAAGTTACAGGCTTCCTActaattttttccctttgcaaAAGTATCTACCTGAAATGTTgtcatctccttccttccttcaacttAATGCAGTCTTCCCCACACTGCCTATtcccagaaaacagaaacagcctGCCTCCTCATCTACCCTATGGCCCAAAGAGACACATTAGGACCCACAGATGCTTTGGCCagggggaaaacaaaaacaaatggaccCAATGGTTCACTAGCAATGTTTTCTCACCTTAAGTCATATAATCAGATTCCAAATTGCTTTCTTTCCCTTAGTGGGCTGGGGGTTAAGAggtcttttcctcttttccaccCCAAGGACCTGTCAggtttcttaataaaataatctatgggcttcaattaaaatgtaatattcgTTCACATCACTTTTATCTCAGCTACCTGCCTGCTCTTTTGAGTAATTTTGGAACATAAAAGTAACAGTTATATTTTCATTAGTTTAATACAGCAAGAAATCctttcataaatgagaaaattttcttctgctttcaagatacagaaataaataggCCTAAAAGCATCAGAAAATGGATTATCCAAGAAATGCCACTTAAGTCGCTTTCTCCAAGAGCATGAAGACCTGACAACTCTCTGAGAAAGTTTATTTCAGGAAGAAATGCGTGAGATAATACCCTTGGCATTCTCAGTTGGGTAGAAAACTGCTGGCTGGCTACTGCTGGGTATTATTTTGATAATATGTGTACTTGTCTCATCCAGCTGACAGTAACATTACACCAATCACTTGACTCtgctaaaacaaaacacagaaaaggaaaagacagagcTTTTAGGCTGAATTTCTCATTAAGTGGTAGGGATGGGGAACCAGAATAAAGCTCCTTCATAACCTGTACCTCTAACATCATTACAATAGCTAAATTTTCAtagcagaaaaggagaaaagggaatcaaAGCATCTGCCACTATTGCACTTTGAATTAGCTATCCTGTTCACTTGTGTGACCCACCTATTGCAAGCTGAAGCGACTGTATTATCAGTAACTCTAGTCAT
The genomic region above belongs to Saimiri boliviensis isolate mSaiBol1 chromosome 8, mSaiBol1.pri, whole genome shotgun sequence and contains:
- the TRA2B gene encoding transformer-2 protein homolog beta, coding for MSDSGEQNYGERESRSASRSGSAHGSGKSARHTPARSRSKEDSRRSRSKSRSRSESRSRSRRSSRRHYTRSRSRSRSHRRSRSRSYSRDYRRRHSHSHSPMSTRRRHVGNRANPDPNCCLGVFGLSLYTTERDLREVFSKYGPIADVSIVYDQQSRRSRGFAFVYFENVDDAKEAKERANGMELDGRRIRVDFSITKRPHTPTPGIYMGRPTYGSSRRRDYYDRGYDRGYDDRDYYSRSYRGGGGGGGGWRAAQDRDQIYRRRSPSPYYSRGGYRSRSRSRSYSPRRY